A genomic region of Canis aureus isolate CA01 chromosome 16, VMU_Caureus_v.1.0, whole genome shotgun sequence contains the following coding sequences:
- the CCDC43 gene encoding coiled-coil domain-containing protein 43 isoform X1 has product MAAPSEVPAAASGKGGGGDGGFGSWLDGRLEALGVDRAVYGAYILGVLQEEEEEEKLDALQGILSAFLEEDSLLNICKEIVERWSESQNVVTKVKKEDEVQAIATLIEKQAQIVVKPRMVSEEEKQRKAALLAQYADVTDEEDEADEKDDSGATTMNIGSDKSLFRNTNVEDVLNARKLERDSLRDESQRKKEQDKLQRERDKLAKQERKEKEKKRTQRGERKR; this is encoded by the exons ATGGCGGCGCCCAGCGAAGTGCCTGCGGCTGCCTCCGGAAAAGGCGGTGGCGGGGACGGCGGTTTTGGGTCATGGCTGGACGGACGGTTGGAGGCGCTGGGAGTGGACCGAGCCGTTTACGGCGCCTACATCCTGGGTgtcctgcaggaggaggaggaagaagagaagctgGACGCTTTGCAGGGTATCCTCTCTGCTTTCTTG GAAGAAGATTCTCTTCTTAATATCTGCAAGGAGATTGTGGAACGTTGGTCGGAAAGTCAGAATGTCGTCACCAAAGTGAAAAAAGAAG ATGAGGTACAGGCCATTGCCACCCTAATTGAGAAGCAGGCACAGATTGTGGTGAAGCCCAGGATGGTGtcagaagaggagaagcagagaaaagctGCCCTTCTGGCCCAGTATGCTGATGTGACAGATGAAGAAGA CGAAGCCGATGAGAAGGATGATTCAGGTGCCACCACAATGAACATTGGTTCTGATAAAT CTCTGTTCCGAAACACCAATGTGGAAGATGTCCTCAATGCCCGAAAACTGGAGCGAGACTCACTTCGGGATGAGTCccagaggaagaaggaacaggacaagctgcagagggagagggacaaactaGCCAAGCAGGAGcgcaaggaaaaggaaaagaaaaggacacaAAGAGGGGAGCGGAAGCGATAA
- the CCDC43 gene encoding coiled-coil domain-containing protein 43 isoform X2 → MAAPSEVPAAASGKGGGGDGGFGSWLDGRLEALGVDRAVYGAYILGVLQEEEEEEKLDALQGILSAFLEEDSLLNICKEIVERWSESQNVVTKVKKEDEVQAIATLIEKQAQIVVKPRMVSEEEKQRKAALLAQYADVTDEEDSVPKHQCGRCPQCPKTGARLTSG, encoded by the exons ATGGCGGCGCCCAGCGAAGTGCCTGCGGCTGCCTCCGGAAAAGGCGGTGGCGGGGACGGCGGTTTTGGGTCATGGCTGGACGGACGGTTGGAGGCGCTGGGAGTGGACCGAGCCGTTTACGGCGCCTACATCCTGGGTgtcctgcaggaggaggaggaagaagagaagctgGACGCTTTGCAGGGTATCCTCTCTGCTTTCTTG GAAGAAGATTCTCTTCTTAATATCTGCAAGGAGATTGTGGAACGTTGGTCGGAAAGTCAGAATGTCGTCACCAAAGTGAAAAAAGAAG ATGAGGTACAGGCCATTGCCACCCTAATTGAGAAGCAGGCACAGATTGTGGTGAAGCCCAGGATGGTGtcagaagaggagaagcagagaaaagctGCCCTTCTGGCCCAGTATGCTGATGTGACAGATGAAGAAGA CTCTGTTCCGAAACACCAATGTGGAAGATGTCCTCAATGCCCGAAAACTGGAGCGAGACTCACTTCGGGATGA